A window of the Sulfitobacter sp. THAF37 genome harbors these coding sequences:
- a CDS encoding electron transfer flavoprotein subunit alpha/FixB family protein — MAVLLLAEVNNGELSMDATAKAVTASKALGDVTVLCAGASAADAAKEAATIDGVAKVLVAEDPALGHRLAESTADLIVSLAGDYDHIVAPATTDAKNVLPRVAALLDVMMLTDVSGVVDADTFERPIYAGNAIQTVKSGDAKKVVSFRTASFDAAGTGGSAAVETVGGASASGLSEWVEDKVAESDRPELTSAGIVVSGGRGVGSEDDFALIEKLADKLGAAVGASRAAVDSGFAPNDWQVGQTGKVVAPDLYIAVGISGAIQHLAGMKDSKIIVAINKDEEAPIFQVADYGLVADLFEAVPELTDKL, encoded by the coding sequence ATGGCTGTTCTTCTTCTTGCCGAAGTCAACAATGGTGAACTGTCGATGGACGCGACCGCAAAGGCGGTCACCGCGTCCAAGGCCCTGGGCGACGTGACGGTTCTGTGCGCCGGCGCATCCGCCGCCGACGCCGCGAAAGAAGCCGCGACAATTGATGGCGTGGCCAAGGTGCTGGTCGCCGAAGACCCCGCGCTGGGTCATCGCCTGGCGGAATCGACCGCCGACCTGATCGTGTCGCTGGCAGGCGATTACGATCACATCGTGGCGCCCGCCACCACCGACGCCAAGAACGTGCTGCCCCGCGTGGCCGCGCTGCTGGACGTGATGATGCTGACCGACGTCTCGGGCGTGGTCGATGCCGACACGTTCGAGCGCCCGATCTATGCAGGTAACGCGATCCAGACGGTGAAATCGGGCGACGCGAAAAAGGTCGTGTCCTTCCGCACCGCCAGCTTCGACGCGGCCGGCACCGGTGGCTCGGCCGCCGTGGAAACCGTGGGCGGGGCCTCCGCTTCGGGCCTGTCGGAATGGGTCGAAGACAAGGTCGCCGAAAGCGACCGTCCCGAACTGACCTCGGCCGGTATCGTGGTGTCGGGCGGCCGTGGCGTCGGCTCGGAAGACGATTTCGCGCTGATCGAGAAACTGGCCGACAAGCTGGGCGCCGCCGTTGGCGCATCCCGCGCCGCCGTCGACTCGGGCTTTGCACCGAACGACTGGCAGGTTGGCCAGACCGGCAAGGTGGTCGCGCCTGACCTGTATATTGCCGTCGGCATCTCGGGTGCGATCCAGCACCTTGCGGGCATGAAGGACAGCAAGATCATCGTCGCGATCAACAAGGACGAAGAGGCCCCGATCTTCCAGGTGGCCGATTACGGTCTGGTCGCCGACCTGTTCGAAGCTGTGCCTGAACTGACCGACAAGCTGTAA
- a CDS encoding acyl-CoA dehydrogenase family protein, with protein sequence MSLIKNSPSWAVDEHKMFADSTRRLFDAEMAPKIEKWAEQGIVDRDFWKTVGQQGVMGGSIAEEYGGFGGGIGFDAITVYEQGRTGDTGWGYGIQSIVIHYLNAYGSEEQKKKWLPKLVSGDSVAAIAMTEPGTGSDLQNVQTYAEKDGNHYKINGSKIFITNGHTADLVVIVAKTDRNAGAKGVSLIVLETEGAEGFRRGRNLKKLGMKGSDTAELFFEDVRVPTANLLGPEEGQGFYQLMKQLPWERLMIGITALGFIDFAIDETVKYVQDRKAFGSRIMDFQNTRFKLAECKTKAELLRSFVNDGLARLEAGELDAATASMAKWWGSQTQNEVMHECLQLHGGYGFMMEYPIARLYADSRVQMIYGGTNEIMKELIARSMDV encoded by the coding sequence ATGTCTCTGATCAAGAACTCCCCGAGTTGGGCAGTGGATGAACACAAGATGTTCGCCGATAGTACACGCAGGCTTTTCGATGCAGAGATGGCTCCGAAGATTGAAAAATGGGCGGAGCAGGGAATTGTTGACCGCGACTTCTGGAAAACAGTCGGTCAGCAGGGTGTCATGGGTGGCTCGATTGCCGAAGAATATGGTGGTTTCGGTGGCGGCATCGGGTTCGACGCGATTACCGTCTACGAGCAGGGGCGCACCGGTGATACGGGTTGGGGCTATGGGATTCAGTCCATCGTAATCCATTATCTCAACGCATATGGCAGTGAGGAACAGAAGAAAAAGTGGTTGCCGAAACTGGTCAGCGGCGACAGCGTTGCGGCGATTGCCATGACCGAGCCTGGAACGGGCTCTGACCTCCAGAACGTACAAACCTATGCGGAAAAGGATGGCAACCACTACAAGATCAACGGTTCGAAGATCTTTATCACAAACGGGCACACGGCGGATCTCGTTGTTATCGTGGCAAAGACCGATCGCAACGCCGGCGCCAAGGGCGTTTCGTTGATCGTTCTGGAAACCGAGGGCGCCGAGGGCTTTCGCCGGGGACGGAACCTGAAGAAACTGGGTATGAAAGGTTCGGATACTGCTGAGCTGTTCTTCGAGGATGTGCGCGTGCCCACGGCGAACCTGCTTGGTCCGGAAGAGGGGCAGGGGTTCTACCAGCTGATGAAGCAGCTGCCTTGGGAGCGGCTGATGATCGGCATTACCGCGCTCGGTTTTATTGATTTTGCGATCGATGAAACGGTGAAATATGTTCAGGACCGCAAGGCATTTGGAAGCCGGATCATGGACTTCCAGAATACACGCTTCAAACTGGCGGAATGCAAAACCAAGGCCGAATTGCTACGTTCTTTCGTAAATGACGGGCTCGCGCGTCTTGAAGCGGGCGAACTTGATGCGGCCACGGCTTCGATGGCGAAATGGTGGGGCAGCCAGACGCAGAACGAGGTCATGCATGAATGCCTGCAACTGCACGGCGGTTACGGTTTCATGATGGAATACCCCATCGCGCGACTTTATGCCGACAGCAGGGTCCAGATGATCTATGGCGGCACCAACGAGATCATGAAGGAACTGATCGCACGCTCGATGGATGTTTGA
- a CDS encoding enoyl-CoA hydratase/isomerase family protein has product MTELIRLDRDGPVGILRFLQPTKRNPYSIGFVEELVALLREAERDATIRVVVMTGGDHFSSGGDLVGFQSEIAKGAKATSEMVELVHDGGRAAYLFRKPLISAVCGVAFGAGLSLALSADIVVAAEDARLCEVFARVGGCPDTGSSWLLQQRAGAGVARMLVLTGREIDGRTARDLRVVEECVPANQVEVRALEIAREIATHPMFGVQTAKRVMRAAAECSYLEALDIERDAQSVLLCAHDFPEAMKAFSEKRTPEFKDR; this is encoded by the coding sequence ATGACTGAGCTTATTCGCCTGGACAGGGATGGCCCTGTCGGAATCCTGCGGTTTCTTCAGCCGACAAAACGCAACCCTTACAGCATCGGGTTCGTCGAAGAACTAGTGGCGCTCCTGCGCGAAGCCGAACGGGACGCTACGATCCGTGTCGTTGTTATGACCGGTGGCGATCATTTCAGCAGCGGCGGCGATCTTGTCGGGTTTCAGTCTGAGATCGCGAAAGGCGCAAAGGCGACATCGGAAATGGTGGAGCTGGTTCACGATGGCGGACGCGCGGCCTATCTGTTTCGCAAACCTCTGATTTCCGCGGTATGCGGCGTGGCTTTTGGCGCGGGTTTAAGCCTGGCCTTGTCGGCGGACATTGTCGTTGCTGCCGAAGATGCCCGGCTGTGCGAAGTTTTTGCGCGCGTCGGCGGCTGTCCTGACACGGGATCAAGCTGGCTGCTTCAACAGCGTGCCGGTGCGGGGGTGGCGCGGATGCTGGTGCTCACGGGCCGCGAGATCGACGGACGCACCGCTAGGGACCTGCGCGTTGTCGAAGAATGCGTGCCGGCCAACCAGGTCGAGGTACGGGCGTTGGAAATTGCCCGCGAGATTGCAACGCACCCGATGTTTGGCGTTCAGACCGCCAAGCGTGTGATGCGCGCCGCAGCCGAGTGCAGCTATCTCGAGGCGCTGGATATCGAGCGCGATGCCCAAAGCGTTTTGCTGTGCGCGCATGACTTTCCCGAGGCGATGAAAGCGTTCTCGGAAAAAAGAACTCCAGAATTCAAAGACCGTTAG
- a CDS encoding ABC transporter substrate-binding protein: protein MKVKQHIKAVVLATALAASATVASAQDKEPIRFGLCFDLSKSYTFISPQVAQAAQDLAMYTNENGGIEGHPVEVIIRDHGNEPQRGVECYEQLKREGVFLFNFLSTPVTNAVLPRAMKDGNVLMQSFVGRGDAVDGEVFEWVFPVGPTYWQQAANDVAFIKGQMGGDLSKAKIGFIYLDYPFGQEPIEILKTLSEKEGFELELYPVPLPGSDQAGAWSKIRRDKPDYVISWLLAGGHVVASKEMRRNRFPIDRYLSVNWLNEVDIANIGAEEAKGILRGTNVAGGQEVPIVKTMLDTYYANGKGSGPESLVRDVYYNTGMAIYSAGFEAARIAITENGWPITPETMKNAFESIENFDGNGIMAPVTVTDKDHGGGGKTRVEQWNGETWVPLTDWSADYLDVVWDVIKHSSATFTVE, encoded by the coding sequence ATGAAAGTCAAACAGCACATTAAGGCAGTGGTCCTTGCTACTGCGCTGGCTGCAAGCGCGACTGTGGCCTCAGCGCAGGACAAGGAGCCGATCCGCTTCGGACTCTGCTTCGACCTCAGTAAATCCTACACGTTCATTTCGCCGCAGGTGGCCCAGGCCGCGCAGGATCTCGCGATGTACACCAACGAAAACGGTGGTATTGAAGGGCATCCGGTTGAAGTCATCATTCGCGATCACGGCAACGAACCGCAGCGTGGCGTGGAATGCTATGAGCAGCTCAAGCGCGAAGGCGTTTTCCTTTTCAATTTTCTGTCCACGCCGGTCACGAACGCGGTTTTGCCGCGTGCCATGAAGGACGGTAACGTACTGATGCAGTCTTTCGTTGGCCGCGGTGACGCGGTGGACGGCGAAGTGTTCGAATGGGTTTTCCCGGTCGGTCCGACGTACTGGCAGCAGGCGGCAAATGACGTTGCCTTCATCAAGGGTCAGATGGGCGGTGACTTGAGCAAGGCGAAGATCGGGTTCATCTATCTGGATTATCCCTTTGGCCAGGAACCGATCGAGATCCTGAAAACGCTTTCCGAAAAGGAAGGGTTCGAGTTGGAGCTGTATCCCGTACCGCTTCCCGGGTCGGATCAAGCCGGCGCATGGAGCAAAATCCGCCGCGACAAGCCCGACTATGTGATCAGCTGGCTACTGGCGGGCGGACATGTGGTCGCCTCGAAGGAAATGCGCCGCAACCGTTTCCCGATCGACCGCTATCTGTCGGTGAACTGGCTGAACGAAGTCGATATCGCCAATATCGGCGCGGAAGAGGCGAAAGGCATCCTGCGCGGGACGAACGTGGCCGGTGGCCAGGAAGTTCCGATCGTCAAGACGATGCTGGACACCTACTATGCCAATGGCAAGGGCAGCGGACCCGAGAGCCTCGTGCGCGACGTGTACTACAATACGGGCATGGCGATCTACTCGGCCGGTTTCGAAGCTGCGCGTATTGCGATTACCGAAAACGGTTGGCCGATCACACCGGAAACCATGAAGAATGCCTTTGAATCGATCGAGAACTTCGATGGAAACGGCATCATGGCCCCGGTTACAGTGACCGACAAAGACCACGGAGGTGGTGGCAAGACCCGGGTCGAACAGTGGAATGGCGAAACCTGGGTTCCGCTGACCGACTGGAGCGCCGACTATCTCGACGTTGTTTGGGATGTCATCAAGCACAGCTCGGCGACTTTCACCGTCGAATAA
- a CDS encoding branched-chain amino acid ABC transporter permease, translated as MFYRLSGVHHADYVSDSRIFKVPADRNLTAFIFLIGLAAPFIIPSLYLNSYLLPWLIWTAAALGLNLVTGWAGQLHLGYAAVMAVGAYSAIHAARFGVPWEFALIIGGLTSSVIGSLFAFAALRVKGLYLALTTLAMQFVMDWVLTHSPAISGGSHASLQSPTLALLGQEITTDTGFYYVAFGWCVLVTIFMLNLKRTGLGRALVAVREKDFAAAILGVNSFYYKILAFATSSFIAGVSGALLVATFFFLAAPEQFSVAVSIQVLAMVIVGGLGSIIGSYFGVALILLVPGIVNGLVVTLSEWIGMQINVETLAHIPNAVYGALIVIILLIEPLGLGKLYGNIRDYLMVWPFDQFKK; from the coding sequence ATGTTTTACAGACTTTCTGGCGTCCATCACGCCGACTACGTTTCGGACAGCCGTATCTTCAAGGTGCCTGCCGACAGAAATCTGACAGCATTCATCTTTCTGATCGGTCTTGCCGCGCCGTTCATCATTCCGTCGCTTTACCTGAACAGCTACTTGCTTCCCTGGCTGATCTGGACGGCCGCCGCTTTGGGGCTGAACCTGGTGACAGGTTGGGCGGGGCAGCTTCACCTGGGCTATGCCGCGGTCATGGCGGTCGGCGCCTATTCGGCGATCCATGCCGCGCGTTTCGGGGTGCCGTGGGAATTCGCGCTGATCATCGGCGGGTTGACGTCATCCGTGATCGGCAGCCTGTTTGCTTTTGCCGCTTTGCGGGTCAAGGGACTGTACCTCGCCCTTACCACTCTTGCGATGCAATTTGTGATGGACTGGGTTCTGACCCACTCTCCGGCGATCTCGGGGGGCTCACACGCGTCGCTCCAGTCACCGACATTGGCGCTGCTCGGGCAAGAGATTACCACTGATACTGGCTTCTACTATGTCGCCTTCGGCTGGTGTGTCTTGGTGACGATCTTCATGCTTAATCTCAAGCGTACTGGACTCGGTCGCGCTTTGGTCGCTGTCCGTGAAAAAGATTTTGCCGCCGCGATCCTGGGTGTGAACAGTTTCTACTACAAAATTCTCGCATTCGCGACTTCGTCGTTCATCGCGGGCGTCAGCGGTGCGTTGCTTGTTGCCACCTTTTTCTTTCTCGCCGCACCCGAGCAATTCTCGGTTGCCGTTTCGATCCAGGTTCTTGCGATGGTGATCGTTGGAGGTCTTGGCAGCATCATCGGATCCTATTTTGGGGTTGCCCTGATCCTTCTTGTTCCGGGTATCGTGAACGGTCTCGTCGTCACGCTGAGTGAATGGATTGGCATGCAGATCAACGTTGAAACGCTCGCTCACATCCCGAACGCAGTCTATGGCGCACTGATCGTCATTATCCTTCTGATCGAACCACTCGGTTTGGGAAAACTCTACGGCAACATCAGAGACTACCTGATGGTCTGGCCCTTCGATCAGTTCAAGAAATAA
- a CDS encoding ABC transporter substrate-binding protein, whose product MFGGAMFGTQTLAEPFKIGICYDLSKAYTFATPQVSQAAMDLAKLINMKGGIGGEPVEVIVRDHGNEPQRGIECYSKLSREGVFVFDTLSTPVSLAILPRAMEDGRILMQSLVGRGDAVDGTVFEWVYPVGPTYWGQAANDVAYIKQLHDGDLSDVKVGFVYFDYPFGQEPIEILETLSEKEGFELELYPVPLPGSDQAGVWSKVRRDKPDHVIVWMLGGAHVVASKEMQRNRIPMDKYISVNWLNEVDIANIGEEAAKGIKRGTNVVGGQDIALYQEIMSELYDKGEGSGPIEKTQDVFYNTGLAMYSIMFEAARRAAEQEGLPITAESYKAGLESLEGYDANGLMAPITVTAEDHGGGGKTRIEMWDGETWVPQTDWISEYTDVVWDVVKESSSKYEQ is encoded by the coding sequence ATGTTCGGCGGAGCAATGTTTGGCACCCAGACGCTGGCTGAGCCATTCAAGATCGGCATCTGCTACGATCTCAGCAAGGCCTATACCTTTGCCACGCCGCAGGTTTCGCAGGCCGCGATGGACCTTGCCAAGCTCATCAACATGAAGGGCGGCATCGGTGGGGAACCGGTCGAAGTCATCGTGCGTGACCACGGGAACGAACCGCAGCGCGGAATCGAGTGCTACTCCAAGCTCAGCCGCGAGGGTGTATTCGTCTTCGATACCCTGTCCACTCCGGTCTCTCTGGCTATCCTGCCGCGGGCCATGGAAGACGGGCGTATCCTGATGCAGTCGCTTGTCGGCCGAGGCGATGCCGTTGACGGCACCGTTTTCGAATGGGTCTATCCGGTCGGACCGACCTATTGGGGACAGGCGGCCAATGATGTTGCCTACATAAAGCAATTGCATGATGGCGACTTGTCGGACGTGAAGGTGGGGTTTGTGTATTTCGATTACCCTTTCGGACAGGAGCCGATCGAGATCCTGGAAACCTTGTCCGAAAAAGAGGGTTTCGAGCTTGAGCTGTACCCCGTGCCGCTTCCGGGCAGTGACCAGGCCGGTGTGTGGTCCAAGGTGCGCCGCGACAAGCCCGATCATGTAATCGTCTGGATGTTGGGCGGTGCGCATGTGGTTGCGTCGAAGGAGATGCAGCGCAATCGCATTCCGATGGACAAGTACATCTCGGTCAACTGGTTGAACGAAGTCGATATCGCCAACATCGGTGAAGAGGCCGCCAAGGGTATCAAGCGCGGTACCAATGTCGTGGGCGGTCAGGATATTGCCCTGTATCAGGAAATCATGTCCGAGCTTTATGACAAGGGCGAGGGGTCCGGCCCGATCGAGAAGACGCAGGACGTTTTCTACAACACCGGTCTGGCGATGTATTCAATCATGTTCGAAGCCGCGCGCAGGGCGGCAGAACAGGAAGGCCTTCCGATAACCGCGGAGTCCTACAAAGCCGGACTGGAATCTCTTGAGGGATACGACGCGAACGGGCTGATGGCCCCCATTACGGTGACGGCCGAAGATCATGGCGGCGGCGGTAAGACCCGGATCGAGATGTGGGACGGGGAGACTTGGGTGCCGCAAACCGACTGGATCTCTGAGTACACGGACGTCGTGTGGGACGTGGTGAAAGAAAGTTCCTCAAAATACGAGCAGTGA
- a CDS encoding branched-chain amino acid ABC transporter permease, giving the protein MDWVFLSELAINGALTGLLYSLFAIGLVLIYKASSVPNLAQGGLTMVGAYVVLALARDVGLPLWLAIPLAAVVMFGLGFGIERVALRRLAGRPVVMILMLTLGLDIFLRGTTLAIWGGTSRSMELGVSYDPLFLDDIFISRIHLVGAGVALALFVAFMLFFRTRTGIKLRAIADDYMASWSVGISVERGVGLSWALASVVAVAAGVIWGGIQGVDQALSLLLLKGLTVAVLGGLDSILGAVIAGIILGVVENVGADFLDPLVGGGSRELIVAAVLILTVMIRPHGLFGRHDIERV; this is encoded by the coding sequence ATGGACTGGGTCTTTCTATCAGAGCTTGCGATCAACGGAGCCTTGACGGGTCTGCTGTACTCGCTATTCGCCATCGGCCTTGTGCTGATTTACAAGGCATCTTCGGTGCCCAATCTGGCGCAGGGCGGGTTGACCATGGTCGGGGCCTATGTGGTCTTGGCGCTGGCACGCGACGTGGGTTTACCCTTGTGGCTGGCCATCCCTCTGGCTGCGGTTGTCATGTTCGGCCTTGGGTTCGGCATTGAGCGTGTTGCTTTGCGCCGTCTCGCAGGTCGGCCGGTTGTCATGATCTTGATGCTGACACTCGGCCTCGACATTTTCCTGCGGGGTACAACGCTTGCGATTTGGGGCGGGACGTCACGTTCGATGGAATTGGGCGTCAGCTATGATCCACTGTTTTTGGACGACATCTTCATCAGCCGCATCCATCTGGTTGGTGCCGGTGTTGCGCTCGCCTTGTTTGTCGCATTCATGCTGTTTTTCCGAACCCGGACCGGGATCAAGTTGCGGGCGATCGCGGATGATTACATGGCTTCGTGGTCGGTCGGCATCTCGGTTGAACGCGGAGTTGGCCTGTCCTGGGCGCTGGCATCTGTTGTTGCTGTCGCCGCGGGCGTTATCTGGGGCGGAATTCAGGGTGTCGATCAGGCGCTGTCGCTGTTGCTGCTCAAGGGTCTGACCGTTGCCGTTCTCGGTGGTCTCGACAGTATCCTTGGCGCCGTGATCGCGGGCATCATCCTGGGCGTCGTCGAAAACGTTGGCGCTGATTTCCTCGATCCGCTTGTCGGAGGCGGAAGCCGTGAGCTTATCGTCGCCGCCGTGCTCATTCTTACGGTCATGATCCGTCCGCACGGGCTATTTGGTCGTCACGACATCGAAAGGGTGTAA
- a CDS encoding electron transfer flavoprotein subunit beta/FixA family protein, translated as MKVLVPVKRVIDYNVKVRVKADGSGVDLANVKMSMNPFDEIAVEEAIRLKEAGKAEEVVAVSIGVKQAQETLRTALAMGADRAILVVAADDVHQDIEPLAVAKILAKVVEEEQPGLVLCGKQAIDNDMNATGQMLSAILGWSQATFASEVGIDGDSAVVTREVDGGLQTIKVKMPTVVSVDLRLNEPRYASLPNIMKAKKKPLDEKTAADYGVDVTPRLTVVKTSEPAERAAGEMVGSVDELVAKLKEKGAV; from the coding sequence ATGAAGGTACTCGTGCCTGTGAAACGCGTGATCGACTACAACGTGAAGGTCCGCGTCAAGGCGGATGGCAGCGGTGTCGATCTCGCCAACGTTAAGATGTCGATGAACCCGTTCGACGAAATCGCCGTTGAAGAGGCGATCCGCCTGAAAGAGGCGGGAAAAGCCGAAGAGGTCGTCGCGGTATCCATCGGCGTCAAACAGGCGCAGGAAACCCTGCGCACCGCACTGGCCATGGGCGCCGACCGCGCCATCCTGGTCGTCGCAGCGGATGACGTGCACCAGGATATCGAGCCGCTGGCAGTGGCCAAGATCCTTGCCAAGGTCGTGGAAGAGGAACAGCCCGGTCTGGTTCTCTGCGGCAAGCAGGCGATCGACAACGACATGAATGCCACCGGCCAGATGCTGTCGGCGATCCTCGGTTGGAGCCAGGCGACCTTTGCCTCGGAAGTGGGCATCGATGGCGACAGCGCCGTCGTCACCCGCGAGGTCGATGGCGGCCTGCAGACCATCAAGGTCAAGATGCCGACCGTCGTTTCCGTCGACCTGCGCCTGAACGAACCGCGCTATGCGTCGCTGCCCAACATCATGAAGGCCAAGAAAAAGCCGCTGGATGAAAAGACCGCCGCCGATTACGGCGTCGACGTCACCCCGCGCCTGACCGTGGTCAAGACGTCCGAGCCGGCCGAACGCGCCGCCGGTGAAATGGTTGGCTCGGTCGACGAGCTGGTTGCGAAACTCAAGGAAAAGGGGGCGGTGTGA
- a CDS encoding ABC transporter ATP-binding protein, with amino-acid sequence MQEKVEAQNILSMNSVEVLYDNVMLAIKGVSVQVPTGGMIALLGSNGAGKSTTLKAISGLLKAERGRISRGEITFQGADITEALAQKRVEMGICHVIEGRRVFEHLTPDENLTAAAPRGMSRSTLNAEKDKIYGYFPRLAERKNSQAGYLSGGEQQMLAIGRALVTQPKLLMLDEPSLGLAPFLVEEIFGILQKINKDEGLSVLLVEQNALAALEIVSQGYLIENGRVVMHGTAEALKSNSDIQEFYLGGGETDFHNVKHYSRRKRWLS; translated from the coding sequence ATGCAAGAGAAAGTTGAAGCCCAGAACATTCTGTCCATGAACAGTGTCGAGGTGCTGTACGACAATGTAATGCTGGCGATCAAAGGTGTTTCGGTTCAGGTTCCTACAGGCGGGATGATCGCACTCTTGGGATCGAACGGAGCGGGGAAAAGCACCACGTTGAAAGCGATCAGCGGTCTTTTGAAGGCTGAGCGCGGACGCATCAGCCGAGGTGAGATAACGTTCCAGGGAGCGGACATTACCGAAGCGCTCGCGCAAAAACGCGTCGAGATGGGCATCTGTCATGTCATCGAAGGGCGACGAGTCTTCGAACACCTGACCCCCGACGAGAACCTGACCGCCGCCGCGCCGCGCGGAATGTCCCGATCAACGCTGAATGCGGAAAAGGACAAGATCTACGGATATTTTCCGCGGCTTGCCGAACGCAAGAATTCGCAAGCAGGCTATTTGTCGGGTGGTGAGCAACAGATGCTTGCCATTGGGCGGGCCCTCGTGACCCAGCCGAAGCTGTTGATGCTTGATGAACCAAGTCTCGGGCTTGCTCCGTTCCTGGTCGAGGAAATCTTCGGCATCTTGCAAAAGATCAATAAGGATGAGGGCCTGTCCGTCCTGCTGGTGGAACAGAACGCCTTGGCGGCTCTGGAAATCGTTTCGCAAGGGTACCTTATCGAAAACGGCCGCGTTGTTATGCACGGCACCGCCGAGGCGCTCAAATCTAACTCCGACATTCAGGAGTTCTATCTAGGCGGCGGAGAGACCGATTTTCACAACGTCAAGCACTACAGCCGACGCAAACGTTGGTTGAGTTGA
- a CDS encoding enoyl-CoA hydratase/isomerase family protein → MSPIDVKIEDGIATVCINRPERKNALSVAATNGLTDAWEKIEADDSVRVAILTSADCGVFSAGLDLKEATKIARDEGVDILTKMRDPFHETMRACKKPIIAAMTGSLMAGGMMLTLNCDLRVGLKGTKVGITEVKIGRGSPWASPALSMLPQPILMEIVLTGDLMPIERLHEYGFTNYIEDTPDAVRARAFDLAKRIASAAPLSVVAAKGSVRATMDLGCAGGLEEGKRLHEVVYASNDAIEGPKAFAEKRAPVWTGT, encoded by the coding sequence ATGAGCCCCATTGACGTGAAGATCGAAGACGGAATTGCAACCGTCTGTATTAACCGGCCCGAACGCAAAAACGCACTTTCCGTGGCGGCTACGAACGGGCTGACCGATGCTTGGGAAAAGATCGAGGCGGATGACAGCGTTCGTGTGGCCATTCTGACTTCGGCCGATTGTGGCGTGTTCAGCGCCGGACTGGATCTGAAGGAAGCCACAAAAATCGCACGCGACGAGGGCGTCGATATTCTGACCAAGATGCGCGACCCGTTTCACGAGACAATGCGCGCCTGCAAGAAACCGATCATCGCGGCGATGACGGGGTCGCTGATGGCGGGCGGAATGATGCTGACTTTGAATTGCGATCTGCGGGTCGGTCTCAAGGGGACCAAGGTCGGTATCACCGAAGTAAAGATCGGTCGTGGATCGCCTTGGGCATCGCCAGCATTGTCCATGCTGCCGCAGCCCATCCTTATGGAAATAGTTCTGACCGGCGACTTGATGCCGATCGAGCGCCTGCACGAATACGGGTTCACCAACTATATCGAAGACACTCCCGATGCTGTCCGCGCACGGGCCTTCGACCTTGCCAAACGCATTGCCAGCGCGGCCCCGCTGTCGGTTGTTGCCGCGAAAGGCAGTGTTCGCGCAACCATGGATCTTGGCTGTGCCGGTGGTCTGGAAGAGGGCAAGCGCCTGCACGAGGTGGTTTACGCCAGCAACGACGCGATTGAAGGCCCAAAGGCCTTTGCTGAAAAGCGAGCACCCGTCTGGACCGGGACCTGA